From Diaminobutyricibacter sp. McL0608, one genomic window encodes:
- a CDS encoding protein kinase domain-containing protein, with product MRPTAGLTFGGRYELQSRIAIGGMGEVWQATDLVIGRTVAIKILKDEYLGDPGFLERFRAEARHAALVNHEGIANVFDYGEEEGSAYLVMELVPGEALSTVLEREHVLSTDKVLDIVAQTAAALHAAHAAGLVHRDIKPGNLLITPDGRVKITDFGIARIADQVPLTATGQVMGTVQYLSPEQASGHPASPTTDIYSLGIVAYECLAGRRPFTGESQVAIAMAQINEAPPELPLTVSEPVRNLVFACIAKNPADRPASAAHLARAAQALRRGDVQAAAGSVPAILGGAAALTAATTVMPSGPAGDTQATTLLAAAPVGGVGPVDTLPSTTTKKRSPWTWPLIALIALLAVVLIGTIIALLAQPKGASTPPPTTATTTTTHSTPPPTTPSPTPTSTTQQITESDFLGKTSAEARSMLQALGMVANVQTGSAATSAAQVDTVYSVNPTGPVPNGSEITVKVYGPVAPVAPPTDGVTAAPPSPYVLGTSPGDKIVITFGAATCPAGQRLVGHQLYVNGAGQQPVTTASTTWTPTAAGTYQLTYTIFCGESVESPQSSPAVPYTVTAAP from the coding sequence ATGAGACCCACAGCAGGGCTCACCTTCGGGGGACGATACGAGCTGCAGTCGCGCATCGCGATCGGCGGCATGGGAGAGGTCTGGCAGGCCACCGACCTCGTCATCGGACGTACCGTCGCGATCAAGATCCTGAAGGACGAGTACCTGGGTGACCCGGGCTTCCTCGAGCGGTTCCGCGCCGAGGCCCGTCACGCGGCTCTCGTCAACCACGAGGGCATCGCCAACGTCTTCGACTACGGCGAGGAGGAGGGCAGCGCCTACCTCGTGATGGAGCTCGTCCCGGGCGAGGCGCTCTCGACCGTCCTCGAGCGCGAGCACGTCCTGAGCACCGACAAGGTCCTCGACATCGTCGCCCAGACCGCCGCCGCCCTGCACGCGGCCCATGCCGCCGGTCTCGTGCACCGGGACATCAAGCCCGGCAACCTGCTGATCACTCCGGATGGCCGGGTCAAGATCACCGACTTCGGCATCGCCCGCATCGCCGACCAGGTTCCGCTCACTGCGACCGGTCAGGTCATGGGGACCGTCCAGTACCTCTCGCCCGAGCAGGCCAGCGGGCACCCCGCGTCGCCGACGACCGACATCTACTCGCTCGGAATCGTCGCCTACGAGTGCCTCGCGGGTCGTCGTCCGTTCACCGGCGAGTCGCAGGTCGCGATCGCCATGGCGCAGATCAACGAGGCGCCGCCTGAGCTTCCGCTGACCGTCTCCGAGCCGGTTCGCAACCTCGTCTTCGCGTGCATCGCGAAGAACCCGGCCGACCGCCCGGCCTCCGCCGCCCACCTCGCGCGCGCTGCGCAGGCGCTCCGGCGAGGGGATGTGCAGGCTGCGGCAGGCTCCGTGCCCGCGATCCTCGGCGGTGCTGCAGCCCTCACGGCTGCGACGACGGTCATGCCGTCGGGTCCGGCGGGCGACACCCAGGCGACGACGCTCCTTGCGGCCGCGCCGGTCGGTGGCGTCGGACCGGTCGATACCCTGCCTTCGACCACGACAAAGAAGCGCAGCCCCTGGACGTGGCCGCTGATCGCCCTCATCGCCCTGCTCGCCGTCGTGCTGATCGGTACGATCATCGCTCTCCTCGCCCAGCCGAAGGGTGCGAGCACACCACCACCGACGACGGCGACGACCACCACGACCCACTCAACACCGCCTCCCACGACTCCCTCTCCCACCCCGACGAGCACGACACAGCAGATCACTGAGTCCGACTTCCTCGGGAAGACGAGCGCCGAGGCCCGGAGCATGCTGCAGGCGCTCGGAATGGTCGCCAACGTGCAGACCGGAAGTGCGGCCACGAGCGCCGCGCAGGTCGACACCGTCTACTCCGTGAACCCGACCGGCCCGGTGCCGAACGGGTCCGAGATCACCGTCAAGGTCTATGGCCCGGTCGCCCCGGTCGCGCCGCCCACAGACGGGGTGACGGCCGCACCGCCGTCGCCGTACGTCCTGGGCACTTCGCCGGGTGACAAGATCGTGATCACGTTCGGCGCTGCGACCTGCCCAGCCGGCCAGAGGCTCGTCGGTCACCAGCTCTACGTGAACGGTGCGGGTCAGCAGCCCGTCACGACGGCGTCCACCACGTGGACACCGACCGCCGCTGGCACTTACCAGCTGACCTACACGATCTTCTGTGGCGAATCGGTCGAGTCGCCGCAGTCATCGCCGGCCGTCCCGTATACGGTCACTGCCGCTCCTTAG
- a CDS encoding NUDIX hydrolase: MDIRVAAYGVIVDGERILLAHWNESGRSGWTLPGGGIEAGEDPADAARREILEETGYSAELDALLGIDSRIVPATQRLDGSGRPLHAIRIIYRAHIVSGKLTNELEGTTDEAAWFRLGEVPNRRVELVNVALGLIGASA, translated from the coding sequence ATGGATATCCGCGTGGCTGCGTACGGGGTGATCGTCGACGGTGAGCGCATCCTGCTCGCCCATTGGAACGAATCCGGGCGGTCGGGGTGGACACTCCCGGGCGGCGGAATCGAGGCAGGAGAGGATCCGGCCGACGCTGCGCGACGCGAGATCCTCGAGGAGACGGGCTACAGCGCCGAACTCGACGCATTGCTCGGCATCGACTCGCGAATCGTGCCGGCCACCCAGCGGCTCGACGGTTCGGGCCGCCCGCTCCACGCCATCCGCATCATCTACCGGGCGCACATCGTGTCGGGGAAGCTGACCAACGAACTCGAAGGAACGACCGACGAAGCGGCCTGGTTCCGCCTCGGTGAGGTGCCCAACCGTCGCGTGGAACTGGTGAACGTGGCGCTCGGGCTGATCGGCGCATCCGCCTGA
- a CDS encoding cell division protein CrgA, with the protein MARTKSPSRSERNDAQSGEDAPNPVWFKPVMFGFMLLGLIWIIVFYVSQSQYPIPALGAWNILVGFGIAFIGFLMTTRWR; encoded by the coding sequence ATGGCACGCACCAAGTCCCCGAGCAGATCCGAGCGCAACGACGCGCAGTCCGGCGAAGACGCCCCCAACCCGGTGTGGTTCAAGCCGGTGATGTTCGGCTTCATGCTCCTCGGCCTCATTTGGATCATCGTCTTCTACGTGAGCCAAAGCCAATATCCGATTCCCGCGCTCGGCGCGTGGAACATCCTCGTCGGTTTCGGGATCGCCTTCATCGGCTTCCTGATGACCACCCGGTGGCGCTGA
- a CDS encoding FtsW/RodA/SpoVE family cell cycle protein, with translation MPKKLRNLELVLLIVACAINSAAVCLVQLGALGHRDLTLLYLGLGLSVLVFGMHVAMRYVAPQADPFLLPIATVLNGLGIAMIYRIDIHYGDAGWDSAGVRQIVWSAIAIICAIGVVLVIRNYRILQRYTYIFGFVALALLLLPMLPGIGKEIYGARVWIAIGPFSFQPGEIAKIALAIFFAGYLVQRRDSLSFVGKKFLGMRFPRLRDLGPILIVWLMSMAVIVFQRDLGTGLLYFGLFLVMLYVATARISWVIIGLALIIGGALIASQVLSYVHGRFENWLNPFSDHVYNATGGSYQLVQGLFGLAHGGLIGTGLGQGQPYVTPLSQSDYIIASLGEELGLAGLFAIFALYLLFVARGFRIGFAGQDDFGKLLAVGLSFTVALQCFVVIGGVTRVIPLTGLTTPFLAAGGSSLVANWIIVALLLRVSDSVRNQPRLVVS, from the coding sequence ATGCCGAAGAAGCTGCGCAACCTCGAACTCGTCCTGCTGATCGTGGCGTGCGCGATCAACTCGGCGGCCGTCTGCCTCGTCCAGCTCGGCGCGCTCGGCCACCGGGATCTCACGCTCCTCTACCTCGGGCTCGGCCTCTCGGTCCTCGTCTTCGGGATGCACGTCGCGATGCGGTACGTCGCGCCGCAGGCAGACCCGTTCCTGCTGCCGATCGCGACCGTGCTCAACGGGCTCGGCATCGCGATGATCTACCGCATCGACATCCATTACGGGGACGCCGGCTGGGACAGTGCGGGCGTCCGCCAGATCGTCTGGAGCGCGATCGCGATCATCTGCGCGATCGGTGTCGTGCTGGTCATCCGCAACTACCGCATCCTGCAGCGCTACACCTACATCTTCGGGTTCGTCGCGCTGGCCCTCCTGCTGCTGCCGATGCTTCCCGGCATCGGCAAGGAGATCTACGGCGCGCGCGTCTGGATCGCCATCGGCCCGTTCAGCTTCCAGCCGGGCGAGATCGCGAAGATCGCGCTGGCGATCTTCTTCGCCGGCTACCTCGTGCAGCGGCGGGACTCGCTCTCTTTCGTGGGCAAGAAATTCCTGGGGATGCGCTTCCCGCGCCTCCGCGATCTCGGCCCGATCCTCATCGTCTGGCTGATGTCGATGGCGGTCATCGTCTTCCAGCGCGACCTCGGCACCGGTCTCCTCTACTTCGGACTGTTCCTCGTCATGCTGTACGTCGCGACCGCGCGGATCAGCTGGGTGATCATCGGCCTCGCGCTCATCATCGGCGGCGCGCTGATCGCCAGCCAGGTCCTCAGCTACGTCCATGGTCGCTTCGAGAACTGGCTGAATCCGTTCTCCGACCACGTCTACAACGCGACGGGCGGCAGCTATCAGCTGGTGCAGGGCCTCTTCGGGCTGGCGCACGGCGGCCTCATCGGCACCGGTCTCGGCCAGGGCCAGCCGTATGTGACGCCGCTGTCGCAGAGCGACTACATCATCGCGAGTCTCGGCGAGGAGCTCGGTCTCGCCGGCCTCTTCGCGATCTTCGCGCTCTACCTTCTGTTCGTCGCGCGCGGCTTCCGCATCGGCTTCGCCGGGCAGGACGACTTCGGCAAGCTCCTGGCCGTCGGCCTGTCGTTCACGGTCGCCCTGCAATGTTTCGTCGTCATCGGCGGCGTCACGCGGGTCATCCCACTGACCGGCCTGACCACCCCATTCCTCGCAGCCGGAGGTTCCTCACTCGTGGCCAACTGGATCATCGTCGCCCTCCTGCTGAGGGTGTCGGACTCCGTCCGCAACCAGCCGAGGCTGGTGGTGAGCTGA
- the pknB gene encoding Stk1 family PASTA domain-containing Ser/Thr kinase, translating into MSPDSRLLAGRYQVGELIGRGGMSDVHRGTDTRLGRTVAIKLLKPSLATDPAFRTRFRQEAQAAARMAHPTIVRVFDAGEETVREPNGHEAQLPFIVMEYVDGVLLKDLIKAGPLDADEAVRIVEGILTALEYSHRAGVVHRDIKPGNIMITKAGQVKVMDFGIARAISDSSATVAQTTAILGTASYFSPEQAKGESVDARTDLYSTGVVFFEMLTGRPPFRGDTPVAVAYQHVSETPVAPSSINHKVSPALDVVVLHALSKDRFERYQTAAEFRADVETAGAGHVPIHKEVDPLSETLFGAPPSVVSGPEAAFRQLAEDQSMVRTQRRPPVIWIWAGIAVMAVVVVAVLAWVLRLAPTNELPPTSRAVPALAGQTIDQATATLEKDKLKWTQAQESSATYPEGQVVRTDPAAGIILSTGDTVTIYVSTGKKSVAVPDVHNMTEANAKAALTAAGFTLGPVTTQNSPNVAANVVISTDPAANANAHEGDPIGLTVSSGKVTLTDLVGQSIQAATGILAQLQLTANPQPDSSCPTEQGTLVHSQSLAPGDVPQGSTVTITYCTG; encoded by the coding sequence TTGAGCCCAGATAGCCGCCTGCTCGCGGGCAGATATCAGGTGGGCGAGCTCATCGGGCGCGGCGGCATGTCCGACGTGCACCGGGGAACGGACACGCGTCTGGGGCGCACCGTCGCCATCAAGCTGCTCAAGCCTTCGCTCGCGACCGATCCTGCCTTCCGTACCCGCTTCCGCCAGGAGGCGCAGGCCGCGGCACGCATGGCGCATCCGACGATCGTCCGCGTGTTCGACGCCGGCGAAGAAACCGTCCGCGAGCCGAACGGGCACGAAGCGCAGTTGCCGTTCATCGTCATGGAGTACGTCGACGGCGTACTCCTCAAAGACCTGATCAAGGCGGGACCCCTCGACGCGGACGAAGCCGTGCGCATCGTCGAGGGCATCCTCACGGCGCTCGAGTATTCGCACCGTGCGGGCGTCGTGCACCGTGACATCAAGCCGGGCAACATCATGATCACCAAGGCCGGCCAGGTCAAGGTCATGGACTTCGGCATCGCGCGCGCCATCAGCGACTCGTCGGCGACGGTCGCTCAGACGACGGCGATCCTTGGCACGGCGAGCTACTTCTCGCCGGAGCAGGCGAAGGGCGAGTCGGTGGATGCGCGCACCGACCTCTATTCGACAGGCGTCGTCTTCTTCGAGATGCTCACGGGCCGGCCGCCGTTCCGCGGTGACACCCCCGTCGCCGTCGCCTACCAGCACGTCAGCGAAACGCCGGTCGCGCCCAGCTCCATCAACCACAAGGTCTCCCCGGCTCTCGACGTCGTCGTGCTCCACGCCCTGTCGAAGGACCGCTTCGAGCGGTACCAGACGGCCGCGGAGTTCCGGGCGGATGTGGAGACGGCCGGCGCCGGCCACGTTCCGATCCACAAAGAAGTCGACCCGCTCTCCGAGACACTGTTCGGCGCACCCCCCAGTGTGGTCTCCGGCCCCGAGGCCGCCTTCCGCCAGCTCGCCGAAGACCAGTCGATGGTCCGCACGCAGCGGCGCCCACCGGTCATCTGGATCTGGGCGGGCATCGCTGTAATGGCCGTCGTCGTGGTCGCAGTCCTGGCCTGGGTTCTTCGCCTCGCGCCGACCAATGAACTTCCGCCGACCTCGCGTGCCGTTCCGGCCCTTGCGGGCCAGACGATCGACCAGGCCACGGCAACGCTCGAAAAAGACAAGCTCAAGTGGACGCAGGCGCAGGAGTCCAGCGCCACCTACCCTGAGGGCCAGGTGGTCCGCACCGACCCGGCCGCTGGCATCATCCTGTCGACGGGCGACACGGTGACCATCTACGTCTCCACAGGCAAGAAGTCGGTCGCAGTTCCGGATGTGCACAACATGACCGAAGCGAATGCGAAGGCCGCGCTGACAGCGGCCGGCTTCACTCTGGGTCCCGTCACAACACAGAACTCGCCGAACGTCGCTGCGAACGTCGTCATCTCGACCGATCCGGCCGCGAACGCGAACGCGCACGAAGGCGATCCGATCGGGTTGACCGTCTCGAGCGGCAAGGTGACGCTGACAGATCTGGTGGGTCAGTCGATCCAGGCGGCCACAGGAATCCTCGCGCAACTCCAGCTGACGGCGAACCCGCAGCCCGACTCGAGTTGTCCGACGGAGCAGGGCACACTGGTGCACAGCCAGTCCCTGGCGCCGGGCGACGTCCCGCAGGGTTCGACGGTGACCATCACGTACTGCACGGGCTGA
- a CDS encoding rhomboid family intramembrane serine protease has product MKQQRAEAPRTKPQVITRLTGRGAPVITYAIIGLCVFVFILQSLPGIGDAVTNAIVYAGAYSYPGQFEPWRMLTSVFAHASILHIALNMYTFWIFGTLLEPLLGRVRFLLLFLLSGLAGSVGVLFLASPGTPVLGASGAIFGLLGAFLVIQRRLGGNATQLLILVGINLVIGFIPGFNVAWQAHVGGLIAGALIGLIYVETRSPARHNLQVGLMSLLTLILLGLSAVHLFV; this is encoded by the coding sequence ATGAAGCAGCAGCGCGCCGAGGCACCCAGGACCAAGCCGCAGGTGATCACTCGGCTGACCGGCCGGGGCGCTCCGGTGATCACGTACGCCATCATCGGCCTCTGCGTCTTCGTGTTCATCCTCCAGTCCCTACCCGGGATCGGTGACGCAGTCACGAACGCGATCGTCTACGCCGGTGCGTACTCCTATCCGGGGCAGTTCGAACCGTGGCGGATGCTCACCTCGGTGTTCGCGCACGCGAGCATCCTGCACATCGCACTCAACATGTACACGTTCTGGATCTTCGGAACGCTGCTGGAACCGTTGCTCGGGCGGGTGCGCTTCCTCCTGCTGTTCCTGCTCAGCGGACTGGCCGGGTCGGTCGGGGTGCTGTTCCTCGCGTCGCCCGGGACTCCGGTGCTCGGCGCATCGGGCGCCATCTTCGGTCTGCTCGGCGCCTTCCTGGTCATCCAGCGGCGGCTGGGGGGCAATGCGACCCAGTTGTTGATCCTCGTGGGCATCAACCTGGTGATCGGGTTCATCCCGGGCTTCAACGTCGCGTGGCAGGCGCACGTCGGCGGACTGATCGCGGGTGCGCTGATCGGTCTGATCTACGTGGAGACGCGGTCGCCGGCCCGTCACAACCTGCAGGTCGGCCTGATGAGCCTTCTGACGCTCATCCTGCTCGGATTGAGCGCTGTCCACCTGTTCGTCTAG
- a CDS encoding peptidoglycan D,D-transpeptidase FtsI family protein, translating to MNREIKRISMVVLAMFIALMVSTSILQVFQADSLSADARNSRTLYDSYSAQRGAILVANQPVAQSIPTKDVYKFQRVYSNGPLYSSVTGFFPLDGAPTGLEGALNTQLSGSSNSQFFDRVNAILTGKNPQGASVETTIDPVAQKAAYDALGDYQGAVVLMEPKTGRILAMVSKPDYDPNALAGHDTAKVDATYKALLAAPGDPLINRTIGGNLNPPGSTFKPVMSSAAFGTGKYTKDSQLPNPQSLTLPGTSTVVHNDTFTTCGPGATVSIANAQILSCNIPFAELGMQLGGRTIKDQAEKFGFNKELSIPVKVEPSVYPVYTDPAQVAQSAFGQLDDRATPLQMAMVSAGIANGGVVMYPNMVDSIRSANLQPIQSFTPQVLDTATSPENAATIKQMMVDGVNHGVATNARIDGVSVGGKTGTAQNGEGEPYTLWFTGFAPAENPQFAVAVVVENGGGQGQNGTGNSIAAPIAKKVLEAVLNK from the coding sequence ATGAACCGTGAGATCAAACGCATCAGCATGGTCGTGCTGGCCATGTTCATCGCACTGATGGTGTCGACCTCGATCCTGCAGGTGTTCCAGGCGGATTCGCTCAGTGCGGATGCGCGCAACAGCCGCACGCTCTATGACAGCTACTCGGCCCAGCGCGGCGCCATCCTCGTCGCGAACCAGCCCGTCGCCCAGTCGATCCCGACGAAGGACGTCTACAAGTTCCAGCGCGTCTACAGCAACGGTCCGCTCTATTCGTCGGTCACCGGCTTCTTTCCGCTGGATGGGGCTCCGACCGGTCTCGAAGGCGCGCTCAACACCCAGCTCAGCGGCTCATCCAACTCGCAGTTCTTCGACCGCGTGAACGCGATCCTCACCGGCAAGAACCCGCAGGGCGCATCCGTCGAGACCACGATCGACCCGGTCGCGCAGAAAGCCGCCTACGACGCGCTCGGCGACTACCAGGGCGCGGTCGTGCTGATGGAGCCCAAGACGGGCAGGATCCTAGCGATGGTCTCGAAGCCCGACTACGACCCCAACGCCCTCGCCGGCCACGACACAGCGAAGGTCGACGCGACCTACAAGGCTCTGCTCGCGGCTCCCGGCGATCCGCTCATCAACCGCACGATCGGCGGCAACCTGAACCCGCCGGGGTCGACTTTCAAGCCGGTGATGAGCTCGGCCGCTTTCGGCACAGGCAAGTACACGAAGGACAGCCAGCTGCCCAACCCGCAGTCGCTGACGCTGCCGGGCACCAGCACGGTCGTGCACAACGACACGTTCACCACATGCGGCCCGGGTGCGACGGTCTCGATCGCCAACGCGCAGATCCTCTCCTGCAACATCCCGTTCGCCGAGCTCGGAATGCAGCTCGGCGGTCGCACCATCAAAGACCAGGCCGAGAAGTTCGGGTTCAACAAAGAGCTGTCTATCCCGGTCAAGGTCGAGCCGAGCGTCTACCCCGTCTACACCGATCCGGCGCAGGTCGCCCAGAGCGCGTTCGGGCAGCTCGACGACCGCGCGACCCCGCTGCAGATGGCGATGGTGTCGGCCGGAATCGCGAACGGCGGAGTCGTGATGTACCCGAACATGGTGGACTCGATCCGGTCGGCCAACCTGCAGCCGATCCAGTCGTTCACACCCCAGGTTCTCGACACGGCGACCTCGCCCGAGAACGCCGCGACGATCAAGCAGATGATGGTGGACGGCGTAAATCACGGCGTTGCCACTAATGCAAGAATAGACGGGGTCAGCGTGGGCGGTAAGACCGGTACAGCACAGAACGGCGAGGGCGAGCCGTACACGCTGTGGTTCACGGGGTTCGCGCCGGCGGAGAACCCTCAATTCGCTGTGGCGGTTGTTGTTGAAAATGGCGGTGGACAGGGCCAGAACGGCACCGGTAACTCCATCGCTGCTCCAATTGCGAAGAAAGTACTAGAGGCGGTGCTGAATAAATGA
- a CDS encoding class E sortase: MSPDLDPTPPGDGAEARTPPPEPKTHRRPSVLGVIGELLITAGVLVLLFLGWQVWWNSLVLAGQQTNAAASQSRQWLDQASASPAPTPTPTKTPGSDKPDYGPPPVMAAPAAYQPFAVLYVPRLGPEWKRIIKQTVDVDQVLNSYTAGVGHYPDTQMPGAVGNFAVAGHDSGWGNAFIDLSKLRLNDAIYVQTKDGWYTYRFRNFEYVQPSAVSVLYPVPRQQNATPKDRIMTITTCNPPFHAGERLIAYTLFDSWQPLSVGPPAEIAAQVKAQGG; encoded by the coding sequence ATGTCACCCGACCTCGACCCGACGCCCCCCGGCGACGGCGCTGAGGCGCGGACACCACCGCCGGAACCGAAGACGCATCGCCGTCCGTCGGTGCTCGGCGTGATCGGTGAACTGCTCATCACGGCGGGCGTTCTCGTGCTCCTCTTTCTCGGCTGGCAGGTGTGGTGGAACAGCCTCGTGCTGGCCGGACAGCAGACGAACGCCGCCGCTTCGCAGAGCCGGCAGTGGCTCGATCAGGCGTCCGCGAGCCCGGCACCCACGCCGACGCCGACGAAAACGCCTGGGTCGGACAAGCCCGACTACGGTCCGCCGCCGGTCATGGCGGCTCCCGCCGCCTACCAGCCGTTCGCGGTCCTCTATGTTCCACGGCTCGGTCCGGAGTGGAAACGGATCATCAAGCAGACGGTCGATGTGGACCAGGTGCTCAACAGTTATACGGCCGGCGTCGGTCATTATCCGGACACCCAGATGCCGGGAGCGGTCGGCAACTTCGCTGTGGCGGGGCACGACAGCGGGTGGGGCAACGCGTTCATCGACCTCTCCAAGCTGCGCCTGAACGACGCCATCTATGTGCAGACCAAAGACGGGTGGTACACGTACCGGTTCCGCAACTTCGAATACGTTCAGCCCTCCGCCGTCTCGGTGCTCTATCCCGTTCCGCGCCAGCAGAATGCAACGCCGAAAGATCGCATCATGACCATCACGACCTGCAATCCGCCGTTCCACGCGGGTGAACGTCTCATCGCCTACACCCTGTTCGACAGTTGGCAGCCGTTGAGCGTCGGTCCGCCCGCAGAGATCGCCGCGCAGGTCAAGGCACAGGGAGGGTAG
- a CDS encoding anthranilate synthase component II, which translates to MTRVLVIDNYDSFVYTLNGYLRELGAETDVVRNDDFTEADVPARLAEYDAVLISPGPGKPAEAGVSIATVREALRTDQPLLGVCLGHQAIAEAFGAVVTNAEELMHGKTSLVTHDGSEFYDGVGQPFTATRYHSLAVVDGTVPDDLIVTARTAGGVIMGLRHRTAPIYGVQFHPESVLTEGGYRMLGNWLEAAGLEGAKATSRDLNPLVKLA; encoded by the coding sequence GTGACCCGTGTACTCGTCATCGACAACTACGACAGCTTCGTCTACACGCTGAACGGCTACCTCCGGGAGCTCGGCGCCGAAACGGACGTCGTGCGCAACGACGATTTCACCGAGGCCGACGTGCCGGCGCGCCTGGCCGAGTACGACGCCGTGCTCATCTCACCCGGTCCCGGCAAGCCTGCCGAGGCGGGAGTGTCCATTGCGACGGTGCGGGAGGCACTTCGCACCGACCAGCCGCTCCTGGGTGTCTGCCTCGGCCACCAGGCGATCGCCGAGGCGTTCGGCGCTGTCGTCACCAACGCCGAAGAACTCATGCACGGAAAGACCTCGCTCGTCACCCACGACGGCAGTGAGTTCTACGACGGTGTCGGACAGCCCTTCACCGCGACGCGCTACCACTCGCTCGCCGTCGTCGACGGCACCGTTCCCGACGACCTCATCGTGACGGCGCGTACGGCCGGAGGCGTGATCATGGGCCTCCGGCATCGCACGGCACCCATCTACGGCGTGCAGTTCCACCCGGAATCGGTGCTCACCGAGGGCGGCTACCGGATGCTCGGCAACTGGCTCGAGGCGGCCGGACTCGAAGGGGCCAAGGCAACGTCGCGCGACCTGAATCCGCTGGTCAAACTGGCGTAG
- a CDS encoding peptidylprolyl isomerase, translated as MSKHTAVATLHTNYGDIKVNLYGNHAPKTVRNFVGLATGEIEWTNPSTGATSSDKLYDGVIFHRIIPGFMIQGGDPLGTGTGGPGYQFDDEINPELNFTEPYVLAMANAGIQGGRGTNGSQFFITVAPTTWLQGKHTIFGAVEDEASRKVIDKLADLPTDARDRPLDDVVIESVTVEQA; from the coding sequence ATGTCAAAGCACACCGCCGTCGCCACGCTCCACACCAACTACGGGGACATCAAGGTCAACCTCTACGGAAACCACGCCCCCAAGACGGTGAGGAACTTCGTCGGGCTCGCGACAGGCGAGATCGAGTGGACCAATCCGTCCACCGGTGCGACCAGCAGCGACAAGCTCTACGACGGTGTCATCTTCCACCGCATCATCCCCGGCTTCATGATCCAGGGCGGCGACCCGCTCGGCACCGGTACCGGTGGACCGGGCTACCAGTTCGACGATGAGATCAATCCTGAGCTGAACTTCACCGAGCCGTATGTGCTGGCGATGGCGAACGCCGGCATCCAGGGTGGCCGCGGCACCAACGGCTCGCAGTTCTTCATCACCGTCGCACCGACGACCTGGCTGCAGGGCAAGCACACCATCTTCGGTGCGGTAGAGGATGAGGCATCGCGCAAGGTCATCGACAAGCTCGCCGACCTCCCGACGGATGCACGCGACCGTCCACTCGACGACGTCGTGATCGAGTCGGTCACGGTCGAGCAGGCCTAG